The following are encoded in a window of Alosa sapidissima isolate fAloSap1 chromosome 10, fAloSap1.pri, whole genome shotgun sequence genomic DNA:
- the LOC121721437 gene encoding rhodopsin-like isoform X1: MSVGVNGTLRGAVSVPSSITPFFRSQLSPSADLAVAIFLITTGVVSVVGNGVVLLVYGRKRKKLRPHELLTINLAVCDFGYSLLGAPFPITSRCPAGILFMADWPNQSEQGRATAGGHIIRRKADLRGSALWNGTAISLSHAWVFGQTGCLYYGMQGFVFGIGSLITTCLISLDRAFKICSIQYGQWVERRHASLSIVLVWIYTIFWGLLPVFGFGSYGPEPYATSCTINWWSMKSSLNDKIYIYLIMSLCFGVPTLIIITSYIAIMVTVYRSSRTLASIPSSTVTHSSKELRLTKIAAVVCSSFLLAWMPYAIVSLYSALTAKEEPGEYVGILTAEAGPTGQATPKLADFLAFPSLLNWTSVENYTTIHETLDMWSNSTMHSNFRPDFNPVSSVGPGSVLGPQSTRAVSSLPPEVTLIPAMFAKSHCMVNPFIYQIMNHEFRANVCYIFCGRGLDREMTSRRGREGSDSEGNRSSMNLSYCHSWRKSSSNTPNQGDHRKKKLQNPGSEKGHRSSWHGSGGSDWASLDAATLDTQINIEGEKGSEKGQGGSTSSSLLTCED; the protein is encoded by the exons GCGTGGTGTCAGTGGTGGGTAATGGTGTGGTTTTGCTGGTTTATGGGCGAAAGAGAAAGAAACTCAGGCCCCATGAGCTGTTGACCATAAACCTAGCGGTTTGTGACTTTGGCTACAGTCTCCTCGGCGCACCCTTTCCTATAACGTCCAG ATGCCCAGCAGGGATTCTCTTCATGGCTGATTGGCCAAATCAAAGTGAACAGGGGAGGGCTACTGCAGGGGGCCACATAATCAGGAGGAAAGCAGACCTTCGTGGTTCTGCGTTGTGGAATGGAACCGCCATCAG CCTGTCTCATGCCTGGGTGTTTGGTCAGACTGGGTGTCTGTACTACGGGATGCAAGGCTTTGTGTTTGGCATCGGCTCTCTGATCACCACCTGCCTTATCTCTCTAGACCGCGCTTTCAAGATCTGCAGCATCCAGTACG GCCAGTGGGTTGAAAGGAGACATGCATCTTTGTCCATTGTGCTGGTATGGATCTACACCATATTCTGGGGATTACTTCCTGTTTTTGGTTTCGGTAGCTATGGGCCAGAGCCATATGCCACAAGCTGCACAATTAACTG GTGGAGTATGAAGTCATCTCTCAATGACAAGATCTACATCTATCTCATAATGTCCCTCTGTTTCGGAGTGCCCACCTTGATCATCATCACTTCTTACATCGCCATCATGGTGACG GTGTATCGTTCTAGTCGTACCTTGGCATCCATTCCATCCTCAACTGTCACACACAGCAGCAAAGAATTGAGACTCACAAAG ATCGCTGCAGTGGTCTGCTCATCCTTTCTCTTGGCCTGGATGCCGTACGCTATCGTTTCTCTCTACTCCGCACTGACAGCCAAGGAGGAACCAGGAGAATATGTAGGAATCCTGACAGCTGAAGCTGGACCGACAGGGCAAGCGACCCCCAAGCTGGCCGATTTCCTCGCTTTCCCGTCGCTCCTCAACTGGACCTCCGTGGAAAATTACACCACTATCCACGAGACTCTGGACATGTGGAGTAACAGTACAATGCATTCCAACTTCAGGCCGGACTTCAACCCGGTGTCTTCAGTGGGTCCTGGTTCAGTCCTGGGGCCCCAAAGCACTCGGGCCGTGTCCAGCCTGCCTCCGGAGGTGACGCTGATCCCAGCTATGTTCGCCAAATCGCACTGCATGGTCAACCCCTTCATCTACCAGATCATGAACCACGAGTTCAGGGCAAACGTGTGCTACATTTTCTGTGGGAGAGGCTTGGACAGAGAGATGACAAGccgaagagggagagaggggagtgacTCTGAAG GCAACCGTAGCAGCATGAACCTGTCCTACTGCCACAGCTGGAGGAAGAGCTCTTCAAACACCCCGAATCAGGGAGACCACAGGAAGAAGAAGCTCCAGAATCCGGGCAGTGAAAAGGGCCACCGCAGCTCCTGGCACGGCAGCGGAGGCAGCGACTGGGCCTCCCTGGACGCAGCCACGCTGGACACCCAGATCAACATAGAGGGGGAGAAAGGAAGTGAGAAGGGTCAGGGAGGGTCCACCTCCAGCAGTCTGTTAACTTGTGAAGACTGA
- the LOC121721437 gene encoding rhodopsin-like isoform X2 — MSVGVNGTLRGAVSVPSSITPFFRSQLSPSADLAVAIFLITTGVVSVVGNGVVLLVYGRKRKKLRPHELLTINLAVCDFGYSLLGAPFPITSSLSHAWVFGQTGCLYYGMQGFVFGIGSLITTCLISLDRAFKICSIQYGQWVERRHASLSIVLVWIYTIFWGLLPVFGFGSYGPEPYATSCTINWWSMKSSLNDKIYIYLIMSLCFGVPTLIIITSYIAIMVTVYRSSRTLASIPSSTVTHSSKELRLTKIAAVVCSSFLLAWMPYAIVSLYSALTAKEEPGEYVGILTAEAGPTGQATPKLADFLAFPSLLNWTSVENYTTIHETLDMWSNSTMHSNFRPDFNPVSSVGPGSVLGPQSTRAVSSLPPEVTLIPAMFAKSHCMVNPFIYQIMNHEFRANVCYIFCGRGLDREMTSRRGREGSDSEGNRSSMNLSYCHSWRKSSSNTPNQGDHRKKKLQNPGSEKGHRSSWHGSGGSDWASLDAATLDTQINIEGEKGSEKGQGGSTSSSLLTCED; from the exons GCGTGGTGTCAGTGGTGGGTAATGGTGTGGTTTTGCTGGTTTATGGGCGAAAGAGAAAGAAACTCAGGCCCCATGAGCTGTTGACCATAAACCTAGCGGTTTGTGACTTTGGCTACAGTCTCCTCGGCGCACCCTTTCCTATAACGTCCAG CCTGTCTCATGCCTGGGTGTTTGGTCAGACTGGGTGTCTGTACTACGGGATGCAAGGCTTTGTGTTTGGCATCGGCTCTCTGATCACCACCTGCCTTATCTCTCTAGACCGCGCTTTCAAGATCTGCAGCATCCAGTACG GCCAGTGGGTTGAAAGGAGACATGCATCTTTGTCCATTGTGCTGGTATGGATCTACACCATATTCTGGGGATTACTTCCTGTTTTTGGTTTCGGTAGCTATGGGCCAGAGCCATATGCCACAAGCTGCACAATTAACTG GTGGAGTATGAAGTCATCTCTCAATGACAAGATCTACATCTATCTCATAATGTCCCTCTGTTTCGGAGTGCCCACCTTGATCATCATCACTTCTTACATCGCCATCATGGTGACG GTGTATCGTTCTAGTCGTACCTTGGCATCCATTCCATCCTCAACTGTCACACACAGCAGCAAAGAATTGAGACTCACAAAG ATCGCTGCAGTGGTCTGCTCATCCTTTCTCTTGGCCTGGATGCCGTACGCTATCGTTTCTCTCTACTCCGCACTGACAGCCAAGGAGGAACCAGGAGAATATGTAGGAATCCTGACAGCTGAAGCTGGACCGACAGGGCAAGCGACCCCCAAGCTGGCCGATTTCCTCGCTTTCCCGTCGCTCCTCAACTGGACCTCCGTGGAAAATTACACCACTATCCACGAGACTCTGGACATGTGGAGTAACAGTACAATGCATTCCAACTTCAGGCCGGACTTCAACCCGGTGTCTTCAGTGGGTCCTGGTTCAGTCCTGGGGCCCCAAAGCACTCGGGCCGTGTCCAGCCTGCCTCCGGAGGTGACGCTGATCCCAGCTATGTTCGCCAAATCGCACTGCATGGTCAACCCCTTCATCTACCAGATCATGAACCACGAGTTCAGGGCAAACGTGTGCTACATTTTCTGTGGGAGAGGCTTGGACAGAGAGATGACAAGccgaagagggagagaggggagtgacTCTGAAG GCAACCGTAGCAGCATGAACCTGTCCTACTGCCACAGCTGGAGGAAGAGCTCTTCAAACACCCCGAATCAGGGAGACCACAGGAAGAAGAAGCTCCAGAATCCGGGCAGTGAAAAGGGCCACCGCAGCTCCTGGCACGGCAGCGGAGGCAGCGACTGGGCCTCCCTGGACGCAGCCACGCTGGACACCCAGATCAACATAGAGGGGGAGAAAGGAAGTGAGAAGGGTCAGGGAGGGTCCACCTCCAGCAGTCTGTTAACTTGTGAAGACTGA